AATCCGGCCTTCGCGGTGACAGCCTGTCCAATCCCTACAACGAAGGCTCGGCCGAAGGGCAGGAATATGCCCGCGGCTGGCACGACGGGCAGGGCGCTCTCTTCGCCGGCATTAAGAAGAAGGAAGAGGAGGCATCAGGCGACGAGCTTATCCAGGCTGGCGATGATGACGGCGACCCCTTCGCCGACGACGACCACCGCGAAGCAGCGGAGTAGGGCCGACCATGGAGCCCCACGAAATCACGCCATTGCGTCGCCGGCTCGCCGCAGTCTGCCTGTGGGGCTGCGCTACCTCCGCTGCCTATGCCTTCGTGCTGTTCATGACGGTGGTGAAATGACGGTCGTTGCCTCCAACTATGCCCGCAAGGAAAACGACCTCTACCAGACGGAGCCATGGGCTACGGAAGCGCTCATTCGCCAATTCCCGGTTCGCGGGATGACGGTGTGGGAGCCGGCGGCAGGCAACCATCTCATGGCCGATGTTCTCCGCGACCACGGTGCTTCAGTGTGCACGTCGGATATCGCTGTCTATGATCGGCCGCACAATGCCATCTTCGATTTTCTCCTCGATCGCCCGCATGATGAACCGTCGATCCAGGCCATCATCACGAATCCGCCCTACGGCAAGAGCAACCGGGACGCTGTGAAGTTTGCCCGGTTGGCGCTGGAGCGGTGCGACGGCCTCGTTGCCCTGCTTCTCACGGCCAAATTCGATTTCGGCAAAACCCGCACCGATCTGTTCCGCGACAATCCAAGGTTCTGGGCAAAGATCGCGCTCGTCGACAGGATCCAGTGGTTCCCCGGCGATAGCTCAGGGACGGAAGATCACGCTTGGTACGTATGGGGCCCGAAGGGCGCGGTCTACTCGCCCCGCATCATCTGGGAAGGCCGTGAGCTTTTCGGGGAGGCTGCATGAACGCGCTCGCCCGCCAAAGCACCGTCTCTGATCTGATCGACGAGTACGACCAGAAGCGCGCGGCCATGGAAAGCGAGGTTGCCTCATTCGAGGCTGCGTATCTCAAGCTTGAAATGGCGGCCTGCATCCAGGGCAAGTTCGTCGCGCCGGTCTCGCGGAATCGCCCCCACATCAGCGCCGAGGAGCTGAAGCGAAATCTGTGCAAGTCCGGTTGGAAAGCGATCTATGACCGTCTCCAAATCGATCGGATCGCCAGCGCCAAGGACCGGAAGCTCTTCGAGCGCACCGTCGAGAGCCCGCCGGAGCTGACGTTCGACAACGCGAAGGCAACCTTCGGCGACTATCTGGAGCGGCCCCGCCACCACATTCTGCGCGGCCTGGCGGAGGTGTTTGCAGACCTGGACCCGGCTTACAAATCCCATTCCAAGGTCAAAATCGGCGTGAAGGGTCTGCCTAAGCGGGTAATCCTGTCGAGCTTCGGCAGTTTCTACGGCAACTACGGACGCGACAAGTTCCGCGACATCGTGAACGCGCTTGCTGCCTATCGCGGCCAGCCTTTGATGGAATACTCCGAATTCAGCGCCATCGATGTTGCTCACCGGAATGGCGAAGACGCAATTCTGGATGGCCGCGTTTACGCTGGCGAACCAAGATATGGGAAGGTCGAGGAACACCAGACATTTGACCGCGGCCTTTGGATTCGCAAATTCTCCAATGGCAATGCGCATGTGTTCTTTGGGCCGGAAACGCTGCTCGACATCAACAAGGCACTGGCCGAGTTCTACGGCGAGGTGCTGCCGGATGCTGAAGAAGAGGACGCCAAGCCCAAGACGGGGACAGCGGTCTCGAAAGACCTGCAGTTCTACTGGTCGCCAGCGGATGTGATCGAGAGGGCGCTGGAATTAGCCGGGCTCTACAATCTCCGCGATTGGAACCACAACCCGCCAGAGCCGTCTCGTGTTTTGGAGCCGTCATGCGGTGATGGCCGGATCATGGATGCTGTTCGCAAGCGCGGGCATCATGTCTTCGGCATCGAGTATCACGCCGGGCGCGCTGCCGAGGCGCGGGCCAAAGGCCATAACGTCCTGTCAGCCAACTTCCTCGAATGCCCACCAAAGCCCGATTTCGATTTCGTGGTGATGAACCCGCCGTTCTATGGCCGGCACTACGTCAAGCATGTCCGCCACGCGCTGAAGTTCCTGAAGCCTGGCGGCCAACTCGTTTCGATACTGCCGGCGACGGCTCACTATGATCATGACGAGTTGCAGGGCGAATGGCGAGACTTGCCTGTCGGCAGCTTCGCCGAGGCCGGAACGAACGTCCCCACGGGGCTGTTGAAAATCCGGAGGCCGGCATGA
The nucleotide sequence above comes from Aminobacter aminovorans. Encoded proteins:
- a CDS encoding class I SAM-dependent methyltransferase, which gives rise to MNALARQSTVSDLIDEYDQKRAAMESEVASFEAAYLKLEMAACIQGKFVAPVSRNRPHISAEELKRNLCKSGWKAIYDRLQIDRIASAKDRKLFERTVESPPELTFDNAKATFGDYLERPRHHILRGLAEVFADLDPAYKSHSKVKIGVKGLPKRVILSSFGSFYGNYGRDKFRDIVNALAAYRGQPLMEYSEFSAIDVAHRNGEDAILDGRVYAGEPRYGKVEEHQTFDRGLWIRKFSNGNAHVFFGPETLLDINKALAEFYGEVLPDAEEEDAKPKTGTAVSKDLQFYWSPADVIERALELAGLYNLRDWNHNPPEPSRVLEPSCGDGRIMDAVRKRGHHVFGIEYHAGRAAEARAKGHNVLSANFLECPPKPDFDFVVMNPPFYGRHYVKHVRHALKFLKPGGQLVSILPATAHYDHDELQGEWRDLPVGSFAEAGTNVPTGLLKIRRPA